A part of Rattus rattus isolate New Zealand chromosome 4, Rrattus_CSIRO_v1, whole genome shotgun sequence genomic DNA contains:
- the Arpc2 gene encoding actin-related protein 2/3 complex subunit 2, with product MILLEVNNRIIEETLALKFENAAAGNKPEAVEVTFADFDGVLYHISNPNGDKTKVMVSISLKFYKELQAHGADELLKRVYGSFLVNPESGYNVSLLYDLENLPASKDSIVHQAGMLKRNCFASVFEKYFQFQEEGKEGENRAVIHYRDDETMYVESKKDRVTVVFSTVFKDDDDVVIGKVFMQEFKEGRRASHTAPQVLFSHREPPLELKDTDAAVGDNIGYITFVLFPRHTNATARDNTINLIHTFRDYLHYHIKCSKAYIHTRMRAKTSDFLKVLNRARPDAEKKEMKTITGKTFSSR from the exons AAACAAACCAGAAGCTGTAGAAGTAACATTTGCAG ATTTTGATGGCGTCCTTTATCATATTTCAAATCCTAATGGAGACAAAACAAAAGTGATGGTCagtatttctttgaaattctaCAAGGAACTTCAGGCACACGGAGCTGATGAG ttaCTAAAGAGAGTATACGGAAGTTTCTTGGTGAACCCAGAGTCAG GATAcaatgtgtctttgctatatgacCTGGAAAATCTACCTGCATCCAAGGATTCTATTGTGCATCAGGCTGGCATGTTGAAGCGAAattgttttgcctctgtgtttgagaAATACTTCCAATTCCAAGAAGAGGgcaaagaaggagagaacagagcagTTATCCATTATAGAGATGATGAGACCAT GTATGTGGAATCTAAAAAAGACAGAGTCACAGTAGTCTTCAGCACAGTTTTTAAGGATGACGACGATGTGGTCATTGGAAAGGTGTTCATGCAG GAGTTCAAAGAAGGACGAAGAGCCAGCCACACAGCCCCCCAGGTCCTTTTTAGCCACAGGGAACCTCCTCTAGAACTGAAAGACACAGATGCTGCCGTGGGTGACAACATTGGCTACATCACCTTtg TGCTGTTCCCTCGCCACACCAATGCCACTGCTCGAGACAACACCATCAACCTGATCCACACGTTCCGGGACTATCTGCACTACCACATTAAGTGCTCTAAG GCCTATATTCATACACGAATGCGAGCAAAAACATCCGACTTCCTTAAGGTGCTCAACCGTGCACGCCCAGATGccgagaaaaaagaaatgaaaacaatcac GGGGAAGACTTTTTCATCCCGCTAA
- the Gpbar1 gene encoding G-protein coupled bile acid receptor 1 — translation MMSHNTTELSAIPRGVQELSLVLASLIVIANLLLALGIVLDRHLRSPPAGCFFLSLLLAGLLTGLALPTLPGLWNRSHRGYWSCLLLHLAPNFCFLSLLANLLLVHGERYMAVLQPLRPHGSVRLALFLTWISSLLFASLPALGWNHWSPGANCSSQAIFPAPYLYLEVYGLLLPAVGATALLSVRVLATAHRQLREIRRLERAVCRDAPSALARALTWRQARAQAGATLLFLLCWGPYVATLLLSVLAYERRPPLGPVTLLSLISLGSTSAAVVPVAMGLGDQRYTAPWRTAAQRWLQVLRGRPKRDNPGPSTAYHSSSQCSIDLDLN, via the coding sequence ATGATGTCACACAACACCACTGAGCTGTCAGCCATTCCCAGAGGGGTTCAGGAGCTTTCCCTGGTCCTGGCAAGCCTCATCGTCATCGCCAACCTGCTCCTGGCCCTAGGCATTGTCCTGGACCGCCACTTACGCAGCCCACCTGCTGGCTGCTTCTTTCTAAGCCTACTACTAGCTGGGCTACTCACAGGGTTGGCACTGCCCACGCTGCCTGGGCTATGGAACAGGAGCCATCGGGGGTACTGGTCCTGCCTCCTTCTCCACTTGGCCCCCAACTTTTGTTTCCTCTCCCTGCTTGCCAATCTGCTGCTGGTGCATGGGGAACGCTACATGGCAGTGTTGCAGCCACTCCGGCCCCATGGGAGTGTGCGGCTAGCCCTGTTCCTCACCTGGATCAGCTCCCTGCTCTTTGCCAGCCTGCCTGCTCTGGGCTGGAACCACTGGAGTCCTGGTGCCAACTGCAGCTCCCAggctatcttcccagccccctaCCTCTACCTCGAAGTCTACGggctcctgctgcctgctgtgggGGCCACTGCCCTTCTCTCTGTCCGCGTGTTGGCCACTGCCCACCGCCAGCTGCGGGAGATCCGCAGACTGGAGCGGGCGGTGTGCCGTGATGCACCCTCAGCCCTAGCGAGGGCTCTCACCTGGAGGCAGGCTAGGGCACAGGCAGGAGCCACGCTGCTCTTTTTGCTGTGTTGGGGGCCCTACGTGGCCACATTGCTCCTGTCAGTCTTGGCCTATGAGCGGCGGCCACCACTAGGGCCTGTAACTCTGTTATCTCTCATCTCATTGGGCAGCACCAGTGCTGCAGTTGTGCCTGTGGCCATGGGTCTGGGTGATCAGCGCTACACGGCCCCCTGGAGGACAGCTGCCCAAAGGTGGCTACAAGTGCTTCGAGGAAGACCCAAGAGGGACAATCCAGGCCCCAGCACTGCCTATCACTCCAGTAGCCAATGCAGCATTGACTTGGACTTGAATTAG